In one Tachysurus vachellii isolate PV-2020 chromosome 24, HZAU_Pvac_v1, whole genome shotgun sequence genomic region, the following are encoded:
- the LOC132839351 gene encoding interferon-induced protein 44-like: MGSSNSTPTRPPPSRELSRPWRETDWSEKDELLHYVNEFKPSCEVLRIMLYGPVGAGKSSFINSVQRVILGRNAMSALENSSRQGSSFTKNFTIHKLKKGRGEHYPLEIVDIMGIEPLEGGIKCDDIINALEGHILDEYTFNPVKAISNVDPKYNKDPTLSDKVHCLVCVLPADSVSRMEDDNFAKMKRVRAHASLLEIPQVIVMTQVDKACELVNQDLKKIYYSRKIKEKAAECSNNVGVSLNAIYPLKNYPESIMQEPDTDVLILTALRDILNFANDYVEREMKKEKS, encoded by the exons ATGGGATCCAGTAATTCCACTCCGACTCGACCTCCTCCCTCAAGAG AACTCTCGAGGCCTTGGAGAGAAACAGATTGGAG TGAAAAAGATGAACTACTGCATTATGTGAATGAATTCAAACCCAGCTGTGAGGTCCTGAGGATCATGTTGTATGGACCGGTTGGTGCTGGGAAATCATCCTTCATCAACTCGGTCCAGAGAGTCATTTTAGGCCGCAATGCCATGAGCGCTCTGGAAAACTCCTCACGTCAAGGATCAAGCTTCACAAAAAAT TTTACCATTCACAAGCTGAAGAAGGGCAGAGGTGAGCATTATCCTCTAGAGATTGTGGACATCATGGGGATTGAACCGTTAGAAGGAGGAATCAAATGTGACGACATCATCAATGCTTTAGAGGGACATATTTTAGATGAGTACACG TTTAATCCTGTGAAAGCCATATCTAATGTTGACCCAAAATACAACAAGGACCCAACTTTGAGTGATAAAGTTCACTGTCTGGTGTGTGTTCTGCCTGCGGACTCAGTCTCAAGAATGGAAGATGACAACTTTGCAAAAATGAAGCGTGTTAGAGCTCATGCTAGCCTGCttg AAATCCCTCAAGTTATTGTCATGACCCAAGTGGATAAAGCGTGTGAGCTGGTTAACCAGGATTTAAAGAAAATCTACTACAGCAGGAAGATCaaagagaag GCAGCCGAGTGCAGTAATAATGTTGGCGTCTCACTAAACGCCATCTACCCTTTGAAGAACTACCCTGAATCTATCATGCAGGAACCAGACACTGACGTGCTCATCCTCACGGCACTGAGAGATATTCTAAATTTTGCCAATGATTATGTGGAACGagagatgaaaaaagaaaagtcatga
- the LOC132839349 gene encoding interferon-induced protein 44-like isoform X2, with product MGQTQSAPPPRQPSPPPPPPKVEYDTPWRAMPWGKKDALEEKLRNFKLNTTDVKFVRILIVGEVGAGKSSFINSINNAFQERITSGALAGTCGTSFTKKYQTHHIKGKDGSHLPFVFNDIMGLEREGSKGICVDDIISALKGLIEEGYNFNPLHPASGKDSKNNPRVSDHTFCLVNVLDANKVSFMDHKFIDKMIRIREAASDYNLPQVIIMTKIDELCPLVKEDIRKVYTSKKIKEKMQECSNALGIPMSHIFPVKNYHEETDTIDDMDLLILKALDQIVNLANDQLENQTSSEKLE from the exons atgggACAAACACAATCAGCTCCACCTCCACgtcaaccttcacctccacctccacctcccaAAGTTG aaTATGATACGCCATGGAGGGCAATGCCTTGGGG GAAAAAAGATGCTTTAGAAGAGAAACTGAGGAACTTTAAGCTCAACACTACTGATGTTAAGTTTGTCAGGATTCTGATCGTTGGTGAAGTTGGAGCAGGAAAGTCCAGCTTTATAAATTCAATCAATAATGCTTTCCAAGAGCGAATCACCTCTGGGGCACTTGCTGGAACATGTGGAACCAGTTTCACAAAAAAA tATCAAACTCATCATATCAAAGGGAAGGATGGCTCCCATTTGCCTTTTGTCTTCAATGATATCATGGGACTTGAACGTGAAGGTAGCAAAGGCATATGTGTAGATGACATTATCTCAGCCTTAAAGGGGCTAATTGAGGAAGGATACAAC TTTAATCCTCTTCATCCTGCATCTGGGAAAGACTCCAAAAACAATCCCAGGGTTTCTGATCACACCTTCTGCCTGGTCAACGTTCTAGATGCAAACAAAGTGTCATTTATGGACCACAAGTTTATTGATAAGATGATACGGATTCGTGAGGCGGCTTCAGACTATA ATTTGCCTCAAGTAATCATCATGACAAAAATTGATGAACTTTGCCCACTGGTTAAAGAGGACATAAGAAAGGTCTACACCAGTAAGAAGATTAAAGAAAAG atgcaGGAGTGCAGTAATGCACTGGGGATTCCAATGAGCCACATCTTCCCTGTGAAGAATTACCACGAGGAGACTGACACAATTGATGACATGGATCTTCTGATCCTCAAGGCACTTGATCAGATTGTGAATCTTGCCAATGATCAGCTGGAAAACCAAACCTCTTCTGAAAAACTGGAGTGA